The following coding sequences lie in one Rhinolophus ferrumequinum isolate MPI-CBG mRhiFer1 chromosome 14, mRhiFer1_v1.p, whole genome shotgun sequence genomic window:
- the MAPK15 gene encoding mitogen-activated protein kinase 15 isoform X1, with translation MCAAEVDHHVAQRYLIKRRLGKGAYGIVWKAVDRRTGQVVAIKKIFDAFRDKTDAQRTFREIMLLQEFGDHPNIIRLLDVIRAENDRDIYLVFEFMDTDLHAIICKGRLLKDIHKRYIFYQLLRATKFIHSGRVIHRDQKVPPTLLPLCAPTSASSSPSPSALSSLPLPQPSNILLDASCLVKLCDFGLARSLSDLPEGPEGQALTEYVATRWYRAPEVLLSSSWYTPGVDMWSLGCILGEMLRGRPLFPGTSTLHQLELILNTIPPPSEEDVLAVGSGYSAWILHHLGSRPQQTLDALLPANTPPEALDLLRRLLVFAPDKRLSAAQALQHPYVQRFHCSAREWTLEADVRLPVHEGVQLTAPEYRNRLYQMILERKGNCRIPREKRLGDAPPGAEPSAPLPQAYPLKPRAAPQMPLGWTAQDPGHRPQNSPGHDPEHDTPGGAKNVPRQNSAPLLQPPPPRGPERGERVPGATAECPSAPSWVKSSVLGVAPSLTSQAAAQVAIQALIRKDRDPSRGVRAAGVPQVPLPRSQEVRPGRRMFSASASQGVQGAARAALGGYSQAYGTICHSALGRLPLLPGPRA, from the exons ATGTGCGCCGCCGAGGTGGACCATCACGTAGCCCAGCGATACTTGATCAAGCGGCGGCTCGGGAAGGGG GCCTATGGCATTGTGTGGAAGGCAGTGGATCGGAGGACCGGGCAGGTTGTGGCCATCAAGAAAATCTTCGACGCCTTCAGGGATAAGACGGATGCACAG AGAACATTCCGGGAAATCATGCTGCTCCAG GAATTTGGGGACCATCCCAACATCATCCGGCTCCTGGACGTGATTCGGGCCGAGAATGACAGGGACATTTACCTGGTGTTCGAGTTTATGG ACACTGACCTGCACGCCATCATCTGCAAGGGCAGACTGCTGAAGGACATTCACAAGCGCTACATCTTCTACCAGCTGCTGCGGGCCACCAAGTTTATCCACTCAGGACGCGTCATCCACCGGGATCAGAAGGTGCCACCCACGCTCCTCCCACTGTGTGCACCCACCTCAGCGTCCTCAAGCCCCAGCCCATCAGCCCTCAGCTcacttcctctcccccagccATCCAACATTCTCCTGGATGCCAGCTGCCTGGTGAAGCTCTGTGACTTTGGCCTGGCCCGCTCTCTCAGCGACCTCCCTGAGGGGCCAGAGGGCCAGGCCCTGACGGAGTACGTGGCCACACGCTGGTACCGGGCTCCGGAGGTGCTGCTGTCCTCGAGCTG GTACACCCCTGGGGTGGACATGTGGAGCCTGGGCTGCATCCTGGGGGAGATGCTGCGGGGAAGGCCCCTGTTCCCTGGGACGTCCACACTTCACCAGCTGGAGCTGATTCTCAACACCATCCCGCCACCATCTGAGGAGG ACGTCCTGGCTGTCGGCTCAGGCTACAGTGCCTGGATTCTGCACCACCTGGGGTCCCG GCCACAGCAGACACTGGACGCCCTCCTGCCTGCCAACACGCCTCCGGAGGCCCTGGATCTCCTCAGGCGACTCCTGGTGTTTGCCCCGGACAAGCGGCTCAGCGCAGCCCAGGCACTGCAGCACCCCTATGTGCAGAG GTTCCACTGCTCAGCCCGTGAGTGGACACTGGAGGCGGATGTACGGCTGCCGGTGCACGAAGGAGTCCAGCTCACGGCCCCCGAGTATCGCAACCGCCTCTATCAG ATGATCCTGGAGCGCAAGGGAAACTGCCGCATCCCGAGAGAGAAGCGCCTGGGAGACGCCCCCCCGGGGGCAGAGCCCAGCGCCCCCCTGCCCCAGGCGTACCCACTCAAACCCAGAGCCGCCCCCCAGATGCCCTTGGGCTGGACCGCGCAGGACCCTGGACACAGGCCTCAGAATAGCCCCGGTCACGACCCTGAGCATG ACACTCCTGGAGGAGCCAAGAACGTTCCCAGGCAGAATTCGGCACCCCTGCTCCAGCCTCCGCCCCCAAGAGGACCggagagaggggaaagggtaCCTGGGGCGACGGCGGAGTGCCCCTCAGCACCCTCGTGG GTGAAGTCCAGCGTGCTGGGGGTGGCGCCCTCCCTGACCTCGCAGGCCGCCGCCCAGGTGGCCATCCAGGCCCTGATCCGGAAGGACCGGGACCCGAGCCGTGGGGTGAGGGCGGCCGGTGTGCCACAG GTGCCTCTCCCGCGTTCCCAGGAGGTCCGGCCAGGCCGAAGGATGTTCAGCGCCTCGGCCTCACAGGGGGTCCAGGGGGCCGCTAGAGCCGCGCTCGGGGGCTACTCGCAAGCCTACGGTACCATCTGCCACTCGGCGCTGGGCCGCCTGCCTCTGCTCCCTGGACCCCGCGCATGA
- the MAPK15 gene encoding mitogen-activated protein kinase 15 isoform X3: protein MCAAEVDHHVAQRYLIKRRLGKGAYGIVWKAVDRRTGQVVAIKKIFDAFRDKTDAQRTFREIMLLQEFGDHPNIIRLLDVIRAENDRDIYLVFEFMDTDLHAIICKGRLLKDIHKRYIFYQLLRATKFIHSGRVIHRDQKPSNILLDASCLVKLCDFGLARSLSDLPEGPEGQALTEYVATRWYRAPEVLLSSSWYTPGVDMWSLGCILGEMLRGRPLFPGTSTLHQLELILNTIPPPSEEDVLAVGSGYSAWILHHLGSRPQQTLDALLPANTPPEALDLLRRLLVFAPDKRLSAAQALQHPYVQRFHCSAREWTLEADVRLPVHEGVQLTAPEYRNRLYQMILERKGNCRIPREKRLGDAPPGAEPSAPLPQAYPLKPRAAPQMPLGWTAQDPGHRPQNSPGHDPEHDTPGGAKNVPRQNSAPLLQPPPPRGPERGERVPGATAECPSAPSWVKSSVLGVAPSLTSQAAAQVAIQALIRKDRDPSRGVRAAGVPQVPLPRSQEVRPGRRMFSASASQGVQGAARAALGGYSQAYGTICHSALGRLPLLPGPRA from the exons ATGTGCGCCGCCGAGGTGGACCATCACGTAGCCCAGCGATACTTGATCAAGCGGCGGCTCGGGAAGGGG GCCTATGGCATTGTGTGGAAGGCAGTGGATCGGAGGACCGGGCAGGTTGTGGCCATCAAGAAAATCTTCGACGCCTTCAGGGATAAGACGGATGCACAG AGAACATTCCGGGAAATCATGCTGCTCCAG GAATTTGGGGACCATCCCAACATCATCCGGCTCCTGGACGTGATTCGGGCCGAGAATGACAGGGACATTTACCTGGTGTTCGAGTTTATGG ACACTGACCTGCACGCCATCATCTGCAAGGGCAGACTGCTGAAGGACATTCACAAGCGCTACATCTTCTACCAGCTGCTGCGGGCCACCAAGTTTATCCACTCAGGACGCGTCATCCACCGGGATCAGAAG ccATCCAACATTCTCCTGGATGCCAGCTGCCTGGTGAAGCTCTGTGACTTTGGCCTGGCCCGCTCTCTCAGCGACCTCCCTGAGGGGCCAGAGGGCCAGGCCCTGACGGAGTACGTGGCCACACGCTGGTACCGGGCTCCGGAGGTGCTGCTGTCCTCGAGCTG GTACACCCCTGGGGTGGACATGTGGAGCCTGGGCTGCATCCTGGGGGAGATGCTGCGGGGAAGGCCCCTGTTCCCTGGGACGTCCACACTTCACCAGCTGGAGCTGATTCTCAACACCATCCCGCCACCATCTGAGGAGG ACGTCCTGGCTGTCGGCTCAGGCTACAGTGCCTGGATTCTGCACCACCTGGGGTCCCG GCCACAGCAGACACTGGACGCCCTCCTGCCTGCCAACACGCCTCCGGAGGCCCTGGATCTCCTCAGGCGACTCCTGGTGTTTGCCCCGGACAAGCGGCTCAGCGCAGCCCAGGCACTGCAGCACCCCTATGTGCAGAG GTTCCACTGCTCAGCCCGTGAGTGGACACTGGAGGCGGATGTACGGCTGCCGGTGCACGAAGGAGTCCAGCTCACGGCCCCCGAGTATCGCAACCGCCTCTATCAG ATGATCCTGGAGCGCAAGGGAAACTGCCGCATCCCGAGAGAGAAGCGCCTGGGAGACGCCCCCCCGGGGGCAGAGCCCAGCGCCCCCCTGCCCCAGGCGTACCCACTCAAACCCAGAGCCGCCCCCCAGATGCCCTTGGGCTGGACCGCGCAGGACCCTGGACACAGGCCTCAGAATAGCCCCGGTCACGACCCTGAGCATG ACACTCCTGGAGGAGCCAAGAACGTTCCCAGGCAGAATTCGGCACCCCTGCTCCAGCCTCCGCCCCCAAGAGGACCggagagaggggaaagggtaCCTGGGGCGACGGCGGAGTGCCCCTCAGCACCCTCGTGG GTGAAGTCCAGCGTGCTGGGGGTGGCGCCCTCCCTGACCTCGCAGGCCGCCGCCCAGGTGGCCATCCAGGCCCTGATCCGGAAGGACCGGGACCCGAGCCGTGGGGTGAGGGCGGCCGGTGTGCCACAG GTGCCTCTCCCGCGTTCCCAGGAGGTCCGGCCAGGCCGAAGGATGTTCAGCGCCTCGGCCTCACAGGGGGTCCAGGGGGCCGCTAGAGCCGCGCTCGGGGGCTACTCGCAAGCCTACGGTACCATCTGCCACTCGGCGCTGGGCCGCCTGCCTCTGCTCCCTGGACCCCGCGCATGA
- the MAPK15 gene encoding mitogen-activated protein kinase 15 isoform X2, which produces MCAAEVDHHVAQRYLIKRRLGKGAYGIVWKAVDRRTGQVVAIKKIFDAFRDKTDAQRTFREIMLLQEFGDHPNIIRLLDVIRAENDRDIYLVFEFMDTDLHAIICKGRLLKDIHKRYIFYQLLRATKFIHSGRVIHRDQKPSNILLDASCLVKLCDFGLARSLSDLPEGPEGQALTEYVATRWYRAPEVLLSSSWYTPGVDMWSLGCILGEMLRGRPLFPGTSTLHQLELILNTIPPPSEEDVLAVGSGYSAWILHHLGSRPQQTLDALLPANTPPEALDLLRRLLVFAPDKRLSAAQALQHPYVQRPPLSRTRLAGPRRFHCSAREWTLEADVRLPVHEGVQLTAPEYRNRLYQMILERKGNCRIPREKRLGDAPPGAEPSAPLPQAYPLKPRAAPQMPLGWTAQDPGHRPQNSPGHDPEHDTPGGAKNVPRQNSAPLLQPPPPRGPERGERVPGATAECPSAPSWVKSSVLGVAPSLTSQAAAQVAIQALIRKDRDPSRGVRAAGVPQVPLPRSQEVRPGRRMFSASASQGVQGAARAALGGYSQAYGTICHSALGRLPLLPGPRA; this is translated from the exons ATGTGCGCCGCCGAGGTGGACCATCACGTAGCCCAGCGATACTTGATCAAGCGGCGGCTCGGGAAGGGG GCCTATGGCATTGTGTGGAAGGCAGTGGATCGGAGGACCGGGCAGGTTGTGGCCATCAAGAAAATCTTCGACGCCTTCAGGGATAAGACGGATGCACAG AGAACATTCCGGGAAATCATGCTGCTCCAG GAATTTGGGGACCATCCCAACATCATCCGGCTCCTGGACGTGATTCGGGCCGAGAATGACAGGGACATTTACCTGGTGTTCGAGTTTATGG ACACTGACCTGCACGCCATCATCTGCAAGGGCAGACTGCTGAAGGACATTCACAAGCGCTACATCTTCTACCAGCTGCTGCGGGCCACCAAGTTTATCCACTCAGGACGCGTCATCCACCGGGATCAGAAG ccATCCAACATTCTCCTGGATGCCAGCTGCCTGGTGAAGCTCTGTGACTTTGGCCTGGCCCGCTCTCTCAGCGACCTCCCTGAGGGGCCAGAGGGCCAGGCCCTGACGGAGTACGTGGCCACACGCTGGTACCGGGCTCCGGAGGTGCTGCTGTCCTCGAGCTG GTACACCCCTGGGGTGGACATGTGGAGCCTGGGCTGCATCCTGGGGGAGATGCTGCGGGGAAGGCCCCTGTTCCCTGGGACGTCCACACTTCACCAGCTGGAGCTGATTCTCAACACCATCCCGCCACCATCTGAGGAGG ACGTCCTGGCTGTCGGCTCAGGCTACAGTGCCTGGATTCTGCACCACCTGGGGTCCCG GCCACAGCAGACACTGGACGCCCTCCTGCCTGCCAACACGCCTCCGGAGGCCCTGGATCTCCTCAGGCGACTCCTGGTGTTTGCCCCGGACAAGCGGCTCAGCGCAGCCCAGGCACTGCAGCACCCCTATGTGCAGAG GCCTCCCTTGTCCCGCACTCGCCTTGCCGGCCCCCGCAGGTTCCACTGCTCAGCCCGTGAGTGGACACTGGAGGCGGATGTACGGCTGCCGGTGCACGAAGGAGTCCAGCTCACGGCCCCCGAGTATCGCAACCGCCTCTATCAG ATGATCCTGGAGCGCAAGGGAAACTGCCGCATCCCGAGAGAGAAGCGCCTGGGAGACGCCCCCCCGGGGGCAGAGCCCAGCGCCCCCCTGCCCCAGGCGTACCCACTCAAACCCAGAGCCGCCCCCCAGATGCCCTTGGGCTGGACCGCGCAGGACCCTGGACACAGGCCTCAGAATAGCCCCGGTCACGACCCTGAGCATG ACACTCCTGGAGGAGCCAAGAACGTTCCCAGGCAGAATTCGGCACCCCTGCTCCAGCCTCCGCCCCCAAGAGGACCggagagaggggaaagggtaCCTGGGGCGACGGCGGAGTGCCCCTCAGCACCCTCGTGG GTGAAGTCCAGCGTGCTGGGGGTGGCGCCCTCCCTGACCTCGCAGGCCGCCGCCCAGGTGGCCATCCAGGCCCTGATCCGGAAGGACCGGGACCCGAGCCGTGGGGTGAGGGCGGCCGGTGTGCCACAG GTGCCTCTCCCGCGTTCCCAGGAGGTCCGGCCAGGCCGAAGGATGTTCAGCGCCTCGGCCTCACAGGGGGTCCAGGGGGCCGCTAGAGCCGCGCTCGGGGGCTACTCGCAAGCCTACGGTACCATCTGCCACTCGGCGCTGGGCCGCCTGCCTCTGCTCCCTGGACCCCGCGCATGA
- the ZNF623 gene encoding LOW QUALITY PROTEIN: zinc finger protein 623 (The sequence of the model RefSeq protein was modified relative to this genomic sequence to represent the inferred CDS: deleted 2 bases in 1 codon) has protein sequence MILFSFISDSDVRTGDKKVTGAGISEDGNPHKTMSETLTVMEPPAPESGGAPEPRLGGLLGNLEGESLRSSLSQERGFKQVRVTHWKIQTGEAAQVGSESEGSSVLSSNLLILQRQLIEGESHPCETCGKSFSFNSDLVSHQISHTGEKLYKCDQCGKGFSQSAHLAEHHRVHTGGRLYVCNACGKDFIHYADLIEHQRTHAGEKPFKCAQCGKVFCHSSDLIRHQRVHTRERPFECKECGKGFSQSSLLIRHQRIHTGERPYECNECGKSFIRSSSLIRHYQIHTEVKQYECKECGKAFRHRSDLIEHQRIHTGERPFECNECGKAFIRSSKLIQHQRIHTGERPYVCNECGKRFSQTSNFTQHQRIHTGEKLYECNECGKAFFLSSYLIRHQKIHTGERVYECKECGKAFLQKAHLTEHQKIHTGDRPFECKDCGKAFIQSSKLLLHQIIHTGEKPYVCSYCGKGFIQRSNFLQHQKIHTEEKLYECQYGKDFSSTPSFKNNQGAHQEVLPLSKTPIHLGEKSVGQGGHTGNL, from the exons ATGatcttattctcttttatttcagaTTCTGATGTAAGAACTGGTGACAAGAAGGTGACT GGAGCCGGAATTTCCGAGGATGGAAATCCACATAAGACAATGTCAGAAACACTCACAGTGATGGAGCCCCCCGCTCCTGAGTCTGGAGGGGCCCCTGAACCCAGATTAGGGGGGCTGTTGGGAAACCTGGAAGGGGAGAGCCTGCGGAGTTCCCTGTCTCAGGAGAGAGGTTTCAAGCAGGTGAGAGTTACCCACTGGAAGATCCAAACAGGAGAGGCAGCCCAGGTGGGTAGTGAATCAGAAGGAAGCTCGGTTCTGAGCTCAAACCTTCTCATACTTCAGAGACAACTTATAGAAGGGGAATCCCACCCATGTGAGACTTGTGGCAAAAGCTTCTCATTTAATTCAGACCTAGTTAGTCATCAGATTTCTCATACTGGGGAGAAACTTTACAAATGTGATCAGTGTGGGAAGGGCTTCAGTCAGAGCGCCCACCTTGCTGAGCACCATAGAGTTCACACTGGAGGAAGACTCTATGTGTGTAATGCGTGTGGGAAAGACTTCATTCATTATGCAGATCTCATTGAGCATCAGAGAACACATGCAGGAGAAAAGCCATTCAAGTGTGCTCAGTGCGGGAAAGTGTTCTGTCACAGCTCAGATCTGATTCGACACCAGCGAGTTCATACCCGGGAGAGACCTTTTGAATGCAAAGAATGTGGGAAAGGCTTCAGCCAGAGTTCGTTACTCATTCGACACCAGAGAATTCACACGGGAGAAAGACCCTACGAATGTAATGAATGCGGAAAATCCTTCATTAGGAGCTCAAGCCTTATTCGACATTATCAGATTCACACAGAAGTAAAACAGTATGAATgcaaggaatgtgggaaggccttccgTCATCGCTCAGACCTCATcgaacatcagagaattcacactggagagaggCCCTTTGAATGTAacgaatgtgggaaagcctttattcGGAGCTCAAAGCTTATCCAGCATCAGAGGATCCACACTGGAGAGAGGCCTTATGTTTGCAACGAGTGCGGGAAGCGTTTCAGCCAGACATCAAACTTTACTcagcatcagagaattcacactggagagaaactctatgaatgtaatgaatgcgGGAAAGCTTTCTTTCTGAGTTCATACCTTATTCGACACCAGaaaattcacactggagagagggtatatgaatgtaaggaatgtgggaaagcttttctCCAGAAAGCCCATCTCACTGAACATCAGAAAATCCACACTGGGGACAGGCCCTTTGAATGTAAGGACTGTGGGAAAGCTTTCATTCAGAGTTCCAAGCTTCTTCTACATCAGATCATTCATACTGGAGAAAAGCCCTATGTATGTAGTTACTGTGGGAAAGGCTTTATTCAGAGGTCAAACTTCCTTCAACACCAGAAAATTCATACTGAAGAGAAACTCTATGAATGTCAGTATGGGAAAGATTTCAGCTCAACCCCaagctttaaaaataaccaaGGTGCTCACCAAGAGGTCCTTCCCTTGAGTAAGACCCCCATACATCTGGGTGAGAAGTCTGTAGGGCAGGGGGGACATACAGGTAACTTATAA
- the CCDC166 gene encoding coiled-coil domain-containing protein 166, giving the protein MAPRKRGQSAGRHPGTGAEGATPPLSEHAQYLQREYKLLSEQLDACQEHVDQVLQENAFLDDEALRLREENRLYASYMSTRAQRCAHAIVRLDEQNLVDLTQVHWQRTELASLYHEREDGVRAQLLEMEARAAQMAQQVQELQPYKELQLEQLARIRTLERELLHMRVEHTQLLHRVKRRFLEDKAAFEREARQRVQSLARRAEREAARALIAHTQAIKTDNGRLRQELLRLLRRAQLLRNTRRQLLEQREQLWREHEDTRDLARVHAWLHRGAGGPALWQRPPPASRLMSFASPKGPSRTTSGNLSQVSSRADSRVPSSSITSRVGSRVPSLTPSHPTSRVSSRTLLHVASENITPSAKSVSGSGPSCSPVEDCEH; this is encoded by the exons ATGGCGCCCAGGAAGAGAGGCCAGAGTGCGGGGCGCCACCCGGGCACAGGGGCAGAGGGCGCCACGCCGCCGCTGTCTGAGCACGCGCAGTACCTGCAGCGTGAGTACAAGCTGCTGTCGGAGCAGCTGGACGCCTGCCAGGAGCACGTCGACCAGGTGCTGCAGGAGAACGCCTTCCTGGACGACGAGGCGCTGCGCCTGCGCGAGGAGAACCGGCTCTACGCCAGTTACATGAGCACCCGTGCGCAGCGCTGCGCCCACGCTATCGTCCGGCTGGATGAGCAGAACCTCGTGGACCTGACGCAGGTCCACTGGCAGCGAACAGAGCTAGCTTCTCTCTATCACGAGCGCGAAGACGGGGTGCGGGCGCAGCTGCTGGAGATGGAGGCGCGTGCTGCGCAGATGGCACAGCAGGTGCAAGAGCTGCAGCCCTATAAG GAACTGCAGCTGGAGCAGCTGGCCCGGATCCGGACGCTGGAGCGCGAGCTTCTGCACATGCGCGTGGAGCACACACAGCTGCTCCACCGCGTGAAGCGGCGCTTCCTGGAGGACAAGGCGGCCTTTGAGCGCGAGGCGCGCCAGCGCGTACAGTCCCTGGCTCGGCGCGCGGAGCGGGAGGCGGCGCGCGCGCTCATCGCGCACACGCAGGCCATCAAGACGGACAACGGGCGCCTGCGGCAGGAGCTGCTGCGGCTGCTCCGCCGGGCCCAGCTGCTGCGTAACACGCGGAGACAGCTGCTGGAGCAGCGTGAGCAATTGTGGCGCGAGCATGAGGACACGCGGGACCTGGCGCGTGTGCATGCTTGGCTGCACCGGGGCGCCGGGGGCCCGGCGCTGTGGCAACGGCCGCCGCCCGCCTCGCGACTCATGTCTTTCGCCTCCCCGAAAGGCCCGTCGCGCACAACCTCCGGGAACCTGTCTCAGGTCTCTTCGCGTGCGGACTCCAGGGTCCCGTCATCATCGATCACGTCGCGAGTGGGCTCCCGAGTCCCGTCCTTGACCCCGTCCCATCCTACTTCCCGGGTCTCTTCGCGGACCTTGTTGCATGTGGCCTCAGAGAACATCACTCCCTCTGCTAAGTCTGTCTCCGGATCAGGCCCTTCCTGTTCACCAGTTGAAGACTGTGAACACTGA